In Zymoseptoria tritici IPO323 chromosome 7, whole genome shotgun sequence, a single genomic region encodes these proteins:
- a CDS encoding putative major facilitator superfamily transporter (MFS-MDR transporter belonging to the DHA2 subfamily. These type of MFS transporters are implicated in MDR and secretion of fungal secondary metabolites.): MFTRSDSPANEKSHHGTEHNEIGEKGSLDTSNNFGVEVDHPWTPTRMIAIFSLCMVYVGSQIILYFTSSALTPIALSIKTTTPNWMLTANTLGVAAICPWVGHFTDLCGRRVVALLGSVLLIVSSIIQATSYGLGQAVTAQAIGGIGAGMCELVALAGVAEITPTRWRGVTLSLVTFSIVPFMPQLLYTVLIVRSSTWRYCFLLTGLWNFVGLVGLFFCYRPPPRKLIEGQTAWSVIKGIDWLGTFLSIGGITLFLVGLQAGGYQYPWTSGHALGPLIVGGLMTFVAFPASQYFTSHPHPLVPARIFQGQRVVALAYVIVFVAGMEFYSILGFFPLVLQYVYVTDAITVGVRGLCYPWAILGGACLISFLMSYTRGHVRQMFFIVAAMMTVFTALLSLSTPDNPGFTIAMATLAAFGNGALVVPALTLAFYAAPDDLVGTVGALSLSVRFLGGSVGTSIYFNVFLNRFKKCLPTYVVGAAVAGGATMETAIALAQAYGSQVPGAAAAVPGVTDALVAATQYASQKAYSESLRYVWYTTIPFGVISCVCCAFLPNIRKYMTNKIAVDIH; encoded by the exons ATGTTCACACGCTCAGACTCCCCGGCCAACGAGAAGAGCCACCATGGCACTGAACACAACGAGATCGGAGAGAAAGGTTCCCTCGATACGTCGAACAACTTCGGCGTCGAGGTCGATCACCCATGGACTCCCACCCGCATGATCGCCATCTTCTCGCTCTGCATGGTCTACGTCGGCTCTCAGATCATCCTCTACTTCACCAGCTCGGCTCTGACGCCCATTGCGCTGAGCATCAAAACCACAACGCCCAACTGGATGTTGACAGCCAACACGCTCGGAGTGGCGGCTATCTGT CCCTGGGTTGGTCATTTCACGGATCTTTGCGGTAGACGTGTGGTCGCCCTCCTCGGCTCCGTGCTGTTGATCGTCTCCAGTATCATTCAAGCCACATCGTACGGTCTCGGCCAGGCGGTCACCGCACAGGCTATCGGCGGTATTGGCGCTGGCATGTGTGAGCTCGTCGCATTGGCAGG TGTCGCTGAAATCACCCCTACTCGATGGCGTGGAGTCACCCTTTCTCTCGTCACCTTCTCCATCGTCCCATTCATGCCGCAGCTCCTATACACGGTCTTGATCGTTCGTTCGAGCACCTGGAGATActgcttcctcctcaccGGACTGTGGAACTTCGTCGGCTTGGTCGGACTGTTCTTCTGCTACAGGCCACCACCACGCAAGCTCATCGAGGGCCAGACTGCATGGAGCGTGATCAAGGGTATCGATTGGCTGGGTACATTCCTGTCCATCGGTGGCATCAcactcttcctcgtcggTCTGCAGGCCGGTGGATACCAATACCCCTGGACTTCGGGCCATGCTCTCGGTCCGTTGATCGTTGGTGGATTGATGACTTTTGTCGCTTTCCCGGCCAGCCAGTACTTCACGAGCCACCCTCACCCACTTGTTCCCGCCAGGATCTTCCAGGGACAGCGTGTGGTGGCATTGGCCTATGTCATCGTGTTCGTTGCCGGCATGGAGTTCTA CTCAATCCTCGGATTCTTCCCTCTAGTCCTGCAATACGTCTACGTTACCGACGCCATCACAGTCGGTGTCCGTGGTCTTTGCTATCCCTGGGCAATTCTCGGAGGAGCTTGCCTCATCTC CTTCCTCATGTCCTACACCCGCGGCCACGTTCGCCAAATGTTCTTCATCGTAGCCGCCATGATGACCGTCTTCACCGCCCTCCTTTCCCTCAGCACACCCGACAATCCAGGCTTCACCATCGCCATGGCCACGCTCGCAGCCTTCGGCAACGGCGCTCTCGTCGTTCCCGCTCTCACGCTCGCTTTCTACGCCGCTCCAGACGACCTGGTCGGCACAGTCGGCGCATTGTCCCTCTCTGTCCGCTTCCTCG GCGGCTCCGTCGGCACAAGCATCTACTTCAACGTCTTCCTCAACCGCTTCAAGAAATGCCTCCCCACCTACGTCGTCGGCGCAGCAGTCGCAGGCGGCGCCACCATGGAAACAGCCATCGCCCTCGCACAAGCCTACGGCTCGCAAGTCCCCGGAGCGGCCGCCGCGGTGCCCGGCGTGACGGACGCCCTGGTCGCCGCGACCCAGTACGCGTCGCAGAAAGCGTACTCCGAGTCGCTGCGATATGTGTGGTACACGACCATTCCGTTTGGTGTGATTAGCTGCGTGTGCTGTGCGTTCTTGCCGAATATTCGAAAGTACATGACGAACAAGATTGCGGTGGACATCCATTGA